The Candidatus Methylacidiphilales bacterium region CCAAAACCGTGCTGTCGCTTTGATGGAGTGGATTGTTATCTGGTTTGAGTTGGTCGGTCTTTGTCCAGCCGGCATTAAAGTCCAGCTCGGGTACAAGCGCGGCGCCGGCTTTTCTGGCTTCCGCCTGGGCTTGGTCGAGCTTGGCCGAGGCGATCAGCAGGTTGGGATTTTTTTCCATGCTTTCTGCGATCAGTTGTACCAGGAGGGGATCGCCGAAGTTTGAAATCCAGCCGTTTCTGACTTCACCCGGGATTGCGCCGCTTTTCCAGGAAGATGGGGCGAGCGCCGCCATGTTTTTTTGAGCCTCGGGCGCCGGCCCGCTGGAACACGACAGAAGCATCCCGCACAGAACCAGGAGGCTGAACCCCATGAATGCGGCTTGTCTTTGAGTTTCAAGTTTCAAGTTCGCGCCCGCTGAATCCGTCCACTGGCGGATTTGTAAGTTTTAAGCACCTCTGCGCCTTTGCGGCTCTGCGCGAGACCATGTGTTGGCTTTCATTCGTGTCATTCCTGGTCCAGATCTTTGCCATCGGCCAGCAACTTCCGCGCCCGGAGCAGCTCTTCCCGTTGTTCCTTCCCAACCTCGGGATACTCAAGTCCGAGGGATTCCAGCGTTTCGATCACCACCGAGGACACCACCATGCGCGTGAACCATTTGTTGTCCGCCGGCACCACATGCCACGGGGCATGGCCCGTCGCGGTGTTCCGGATCATGTCCTCATACGCCTTCATGTAATCATCCCAACGCGCGCGCTCCCGGGAATCGGCCGTGGAGAATTTCCAGTTCTTTTCCGGATTGTCCAGCCGCGCAAGGAAACGTTTTTTTTGCTCCTTTTTTGAGAGGTTCAGGAAAAATTTGCGGATGACCACCCCGTTGCGCGTGAGATAACGCTCGAAGTTCCGGATGTCCTCGTATCGTTCGTCCCAGATTTTTTTGGTGACAAGTTCTTCCGGGATTTTTTCATTTTTCAGGTATTCCGGGTGCACGCGCACGACGAGCGTTTCCTCATAATAGCTGCGGTTAAAGATGCCAATCCGCCCCCGCTCGGGCAGGCACTTCATGCAGCGCCACAGGTAGTCGTGATTGAGTTCTTCCGACGACGGGCTTTTGAAGGAAAAAACCTGGCAGCCCTGGGGGTTGATTCCCGACATCACA contains the following coding sequences:
- a CDS encoding polyphosphate kinase 2 family protein, producing the protein MKTKEVLHKARKFAKLYQITKGHKFSLKDFDPGDTNGLGAASKQEAGEILQSGIETLADFQDVLYAQDRWSILLIFQAMDAAGKDGVIKHVMSGINPQGCQVFSFKSPSSEELNHDYLWRCMKCLPERGRIGIFNRSYYEETLVVRVHPEYLKNEKIPEELVTKKIWDERYEDIRNFERYLTRNGVVIRKFFLNLSKKEQKKRFLARLDNPEKNWKFSTADSRERARWDDYMKAYEDMIRNTATGHAPWHVVPADNKWFTRMVVSSVVIETLESLGLEYPEVGKEQREELLRARKLLADGKDLDQE